The Streptomyces laurentii genome contains a region encoding:
- a CDS encoding LPxTG domain-containing protein (identified by MetaGeneAnnotator; putative;~sequence version:1), whose product MTRSCSWVLAYGSLPVGRVRDPVEEPLHGVGEVGAVLDGVIVVDVEALETVFWGNAEKPRTIKVRGFPQKEFGGVLLSHRVPPAVPSALKGLASGFGM is encoded by the coding sequence ATGACCCGATCGTGCTCCTGGGTACTGGCCTACGGGTCACTGCCGGTTGGCCGGGTCCGAGATCCAGTCGAAGAGCCCCTTCACGGCGTCGGTGAAGTAGGGGCCGTACTCGACGGTGTCATCGTCGTTGATGTGGAAGCTCTGGAGACCGTGTTCTGGGGAAACGCAGAAAAGCCCCGCACCATAAAGGTGCGGGGCTTTCCCCAAAAGGAGTTCGGCGGTGTCCTACTCTCCCACAGGGTCCCCCCTGCAGTACCATCGGCGCTGAAAGGCTTAGCTTCCGGGTTCGGAATGTAA
- a CDS encoding hypothetical protein (identified by MetaGeneAnnotator; putative;~predicted protein [Streptomyces ghanaensis ATCC14672]) → MLWAVSLSTMELIPHSLTAVLSLTGIRSLAKVSNPVGPIAYPVLYLRQETHDAAPKCISGRTSYHGV, encoded by the coding sequence ATGCTCTGGGCTGTTTCCCTCTCGACCATGGAGCTTATCCCCCACAGTCTCACTGCCGTGCTCTCACTTACCGGCATTCGGAGTTTGGCTAAGGTCAGTAACCCGGTAGGGCCCATCGCCTATCCAGTGCTCTACCTCCGGCAAGAAACACACGACGCTGCACCTAAATGCATTTCGGGGAGAACCAGCTATCACGGAGTTTGA